In one Nicotiana sylvestris chromosome 8, ASM39365v2, whole genome shotgun sequence genomic region, the following are encoded:
- the LOC104233134 gene encoding probable lysophospholipase BODYGUARD 3 has product MAAFKENARSSLILAGKVLNEAISFLVFTVLDILDFLLCYTYKVIDFIIEAEWKPCYCSSTKEAITSSGTILVSEQGESKIVCLTSSSKLHLEEISDTLYTRPSLVSEVSKSTVNELKRRKLDNAAVIQQSCERLKNGSVRSTFTVNSTIVEMLQGKIGGQKSHDLNPRWSDCDCKTCNSWSSSSKDSLFVRVDGSKENVQEDVIFIHGFISSSAFWTETLFPNFSKAAKSKYRLFAVDLLGFGRSPKPNDSLYTIREHLDMIEKSVLEPYKVKSFHIVAHSLGCILALALAVKYPGSVKSLTLIAPPYFPAPKGEQATQYMMRRVAPRRVWPPIAFGSSIACWYEHVSRTICLVICKNHRLWEFLTKLITRNRIKTYLIEGFCCHTHNAAWHTLHNIICGTAGKIEGYLDIVRNRLKCEVTVFHGEDDELIPVECSYNVQSRIPRAHVKVVEKKDHITIVVGRQRSFARELEEIWRNSTG; this is encoded by the exons ATGGCCGCGTTTAAAGAAAATGCTAGATCAAGCCTTATACTAGCAGGGAAAGTGTTAAATGAAGCCATCAGTTTCCTTGTTTTCACTGTTCTCGACATTCTTGATTTCCTTCTCTGTTACACATACAAAGTCATTGATTTCATTATTGAAGCAGAGTGGAAGCCTTGTTATTGTTCTTCAACAAAAGAAGCTATAACGAGCAGTGGTACAATCTTGGTGTCTGAACAAGGAGAATCAAAGATTGTGTGCCTGACTTCTTCTAGCAAGCTGCATCTTGAAGAAATTTCAGACACTCTTTACACTCGGCCTTCGTTAGTATCCGAAGTGTCGAAATCTACAGTGAATGAGCTAAAGCGACGTAAATTGGACAATGCTGCTGTTATACAACAGTCTTGTGAGAGGTTGAAAAATGGAAGTGTACGTTCAACTTTCACTGTTAATTCCACCATTGTGGAAATGCTTCAAGGCAAAATTGGTGGGCAGAAATCTCATGATCTTAATCCTAGATGGTCGGATTGTGATTGTAAAACTTGTAATTCTTGGTCATCTTCTAGCAAAGATTCACTTTTTGTCCGAGTTGATGGTTCCAAAG AGAACGTGCAAGAGGATGTAATCTTCATTCATGGGTTCATATCATCATCGGCATTTTGGACAGAGACACTATTTCCAAACTTTTCAAAGGCAGCAAAATCAAAGTATAGGTTATTTGCAGTGGATTTGCTAGGATTTGGAAGAAGTCCAAAGCCAAATGATTCACTTTACACCATAAGAGAACATCTAGACATGATTGAGAAATCAGTTTTAGAGCCATACAAAGTGAAATCTTTCCACATTGTGGCACATTCCTTGGGGTGTATTTTGGCTCTAGCATTAGCTGTAAAGTATCCTGGCTCAGTCAAATCCCTCACTTTAATTGCACCG CCATATTTTCCAGCACCAAAGGGAGAACAAGCTACGCAATATATGATGAGAAGAGTAGCGCCAAGGCGAGTATGGCCACCGATTGCCTTTGGTTCGTCTATAGCATGTTGGTATGAACACGTAAGCAGAACCATTTGCCTTGTCATCTGCAAAAATCATCGTCTGTGGGAGTTTCTCACCAAACTTATTACCAGAAACAG GATTAAGACATATTTAATAGAGGGGTTCTGCTGCCACACACACAACGCAGCATGGCATACACTACACAACATAATATGTGGAACTGCTGGAAAAATAGAAGGATACTTAGACATCGTGAGGAACAGGCTAAAATGCGAAGTCACTGTATTCCACGGCGAAGACGACGAGCTAATTCCGGTGGAATGCAGCTACAATGTACAGTCAAGAATTCCTCGTGCTCATGTTAAGGTGGTCGAGAAGAAAGATCACATCACCATTGTTGTCGGCAGACAAAGATCTTTTGCCAGAGAACTTGAGgaaatttggagaaattcaaCAGGCTAA